CGAACATCCGAAAGGTATACAGCAGAACAAGAGTAGAATAGGCCGTATTCATGCCGATTCTGCTGAAGTAATAAGATGTTACAACGGTAATGGTCAGCCCAATTACCGCCAACACTCTTGCCCCATACTTATCAAAGAGTTTCCCTGTAATGGGAGACATGACCCCCATGACAATCGCTCCCGGAAGCATCAATAGACCCGACTCCATTGGTGAAATTCCCCGTATGGTCTGTACATAGATGGGCATCAAAATCATCGCTGAAAACATGGCGACGGATATCACGATTGAAATGGCCGATGACAGGGCAAACATCGGATATTTGTAGATGCGAAATTCAAGCATAGGGTCATCCATCCGAAGCTGACGGAGTACAAAGGTAATTAAAGCAAGTGCCCCAATCACAATCGTGCCGTACACGAGGGGCTATCCCATCCTTTTTCCCCTGCTGAACTAAAGCCATAAAGCAAGCCGCCAAATCCGATGCTTGATAAAACCAGCGAGATGAAATCAAGCTTAATAGCTCTCTGGGGTGTGATATCTTTTAATTTAAAGACTGCCAAAACGACGGTTAACAGGGCAATTGGCAGAACAAGGTCAAATAACATCCTCCAGCTGTAATGTTCAATCAGCCATCCTGAAAGAGTCGGCCCAATCGCTGGAGCAGTAATCATGACAAGACCAAACATCCCCATTGCCGCCCCTCTTTTTTCGACCGGAAATGCGGTAAGCATGACATTCATTAATAATGGCATCATAATCGCCGATCCTGAAGCTTGAATCATCCGAGCCCCTAATAACACACCAAATGCAGGCGCAATACTGGCCAGGAATGTTCCCAAAGTAAATAATGCCATGGCTGTAATGAATAATTTCTTATCAGAAAATCGCTGAATGAAGAATGCACTCGCCGGTATTAAAATCCCGTTAATAAGCATATAGCCTGTAGACAGCCATTGTACGGCTGTTGCATTCACACCGAATTCTTCCATGATGGATGGGAGGGCAACGTTCAGTAATGTTTCATTCAATATCGCAACAAAAGCCCCGATAAATAAAATGGCGATCATGCCATATGGCGGTTTGTTTTGACCCGTATTGGTTTCCTGCGGCATATAGAATCAATCCTTCTTTCTATGTTAAATATAGATTTGTTAATCGGATACACCCGACCGAGTCAGACCTGGATGAAACCTTCCCGCAAAACGTCTTGCAAAAACGGGCTCGGTGCCCCTACGCTGTAAAGCTGCAAATCATGCATTGCTCTCGTGCAGGCGGTGTAGAAAGCTCGGCGCAGGCTTTCATCACCATAGACATGCTCTGATGCATCATAAATAATGACGGCATCAAATTCGATGCCCTTGGATAAATACGACGGTACGACAACCACTCCTTGTTCATATTCAGTCGAGTTGCTTTTCAAGAGTTTAATTCCATCGATGCCGGACAGAGCCCCATATGCACGCAAACTTTCTTCAGCCGATTTGCATATGATTGCAATAGTTTTAAACCCTTGGCTTCGTAAATCCGCGACTTTAGAGGCGATGCAGCTGTGCAGCTGTGCGTGATCGGTTATTTGTTTCAGCTCGGGCCGCTTGCCGCTGCGATCAAAAGGGATGATCCTTTCGCCGTTTGGAACGAGTCTTCGCGTAAATTCAATAATCGGCTTTGTGGAGCGGTAGCTTCGTGCTATATTGATCACTTCTGTTTCATCCGGTCCGTACAGGCCAGCAAGCGGTTGAAAATCAGCCATTTCGCTGGCATGGGCAAAGATCGCCTGATTAAAGTCGCCGAGGACCGTCATCTTGGACGCAGGAAACAGGCGCTTTAGAAACTCAAATTGAAATGGCGAATAATCCTGTGCCTCATCAACGACGATGTGCTTAATCGAGCTGTTCGTCTGAAAGCCTTGAATCTGCTCCTTCAGATATAAAAACGGGGTAGCATCTTCATAAAGCAGGTGACCTTCATCCAGCATTTTCAGCGTCGCCTGACAAATATCCGTCCATTCTGCTGGTATCTCCCCTTCTATCCACTGTTTGATCTTTATGGGATCAGTAAAAATCTGTTTGTATATTCCCTTAAAATCGACAAAACGCAACGCCCGGATTCGTTTTCGCAGCGGCTTCAGCTTTTTCCGGACAATCAAGCGGGCTAACGCTTCAGGCTCGATTTCATAATCATGAATCGAATCTCCTTTAAAGCCGCGTTTTTTCGCGAGATAGGCATGTGCCTTATGATATTCCTCATTGCTGAGCAGCTCGATTTCCTCCTGTACCCACGGCTTATTCCGTTCCGCCTTTTCAGCTTCATTAATTTGCTTAATAAGCCATTCCATCAGCTTTTCAAGTCTGTTATGAAAGCGAAGTGAAGTGTCGCTGCTATAAAACCTGTCTGCCATTTGCTGCGCGGAGACAATCGGCTTTCCTCTGAAGACTATGTCCTTAAATAGCATTCCGGATAACTCCAGCGACTTCATGTATGCATGGATCGCTTCAAAAAAGCGGACAGATGCTTTGAATTGAATGCCCGAAACCCTTGCCCTGTAGGAAGAGGTATGGTCTGCAGTTAACACGTATTCCAGCTGCCCGTATGGATTTTCAACTTCAAACTCTTTACTCAGCCGGTGGTCCAAATATTCCTGGAAGGTGACCTGCTGCATATTCTCTTC
This window of the Cytobacillus pseudoceanisediminis genome carries:
- the helD gene encoding RNA polymerase recycling motor HelD, which translates into the protein MNSKLQQEQVRLDSVMGTIAEEVSRLEEETSRRKNEVVHIRKHFWDEVKVNIDTFDDYLETIIGLRQEAQALSVSQSTHRHASKRLSTLRRMEEVPYFGRIDFMEEGSSDQDQIYIGISSLRDASGEKFLIYDWRAPISSVYYDYQPGPAKYETPGGTIQGTLEKKWQYLIRGGVLQSMFDTSLTIGDEILQEVLGKGTDKHMHNIVATIQQDQNRIIRHDRGRLLIVHGAAGSGKTSAALQRIAYLLYKDRDNLNAEQIILFSPNSMFNSYVSNVLPELGEENMQQVTFQEYLDHRLSKEFEVENPYGQLEYVLTADHTSSYRARVSGIQFKASVRFFEAIHAYMKSLELSGMLFKDIVFRGKPIVSAQQMADRFYSSDTSLRFHNRLEKLMEWLIKQINEAEKAERNKPWVQEEIELLSNEEYHKAHAYLAKKRGFKGDSIHDYEIEPEALARLIVRKKLKPLRKRIRALRFVDFKGIYKQIFTDPIKIKQWIEGEIPAEWTDICQATLKMLDEGHLLYEDATPFLYLKEQIQGFQTNSSIKHIVVDEAQDYSPFQFEFLKRLFPASKMTVLGDFNQAIFAHASEMADFQPLAGLYGPDETEVINIARSYRSTKPIIEFTRRLVPNGERIIPFDRSGKRPELKQITDHAQLHSCIASKVADLRSQGFKTIAIICKSAEESLRAYGALSGIDGIKLLKSNSTEYEQGVVVVPSYLSKGIEFDAVIIYDASEHVYGDESLRRAFYTACTRAMHDLQLYSVGAPSPFLQDVLREGFIQV